A genomic segment from Amygdalobacter nucleatus encodes:
- a CDS encoding aminopeptidase, which yields MAKDYLFHAESMWHKQDANEQAAIQAYGERFKAFLNAAKTEREFVALAIKELKELGYKEINACPTLKAGDKVYQSIRGKGLAVAVIGKRPSEEGFNLLGSHIDSPRFDAKAHSVQEHDKLAYLATQYYGGVKKYQWTCMPLAIHGVITKADGTVIPVSIGEKEDEPVFYFTDLLPHLGREQMSKTANSFIQAEQLKLLVGSEPSQNTETKEPYRERILEIIAEKYGVTEADLIASELEIVPANKARDVGLDRSMIGSYGQDDKLCSFASFTAIADINECERTSIAFLYDKEEIGSEGNTGAQSRLYELFLMQLVKKTCQAYDSVIYNQIISKSYMISSDVTAAFDPMYPDVFDKANNAYLTEGLCLMKHTGSGGKSSSNDANSEFLRAVINIFEKANLPWQIGTLGKIDAGGGGTIAKFAAKTGMQVVDAGIPVLSMHAPMEICHKLDLYYSYLAYKAFLLNMDLLVGDR from the coding sequence ATGGCAAAAGATTATCTTTTTCATGCAGAATCTATGTGGCATAAGCAAGATGCTAATGAACAAGCTGCCATTCAAGCATATGGCGAAAGGTTTAAGGCATTCTTAAATGCTGCCAAAACAGAGCGTGAATTTGTAGCTTTAGCAATTAAAGAATTAAAAGAATTAGGTTACAAGGAAATCAATGCTTGCCCAACTTTAAAAGCAGGTGACAAAGTTTATCAATCAATCCGTGGCAAGGGTTTGGCTGTGGCTGTTATTGGTAAACGCCCAAGTGAAGAGGGCTTCAATTTGCTAGGCTCGCATATCGATTCTCCACGCTTTGACGCTAAGGCTCATTCAGTGCAAGAGCATGACAAATTAGCTTATTTAGCTACGCAGTATTATGGTGGCGTTAAAAAGTATCAATGGACTTGTATGCCTTTAGCTATCCATGGTGTAATTACCAAAGCTGATGGTACAGTTATTCCTGTTTCAATTGGTGAAAAAGAAGATGAGCCAGTCTTTTACTTCACAGACCTACTACCACATTTGGGTAGGGAACAGATGAGTAAGACAGCTAACAGCTTTATTCAAGCTGAGCAGCTCAAATTGTTAGTTGGCTCTGAACCAAGTCAAAATACAGAGACTAAGGAACCATATCGTGAGCGTATCTTAGAAATTATTGCTGAAAAATATGGTGTGACAGAAGCTGACTTAATTGCTAGTGAGTTAGAAATTGTCCCAGCTAATAAAGCTCGTGACGTTGGCCTAGATCGCTCAATGATTGGATCATATGGCCAGGATGATAAGCTCTGCTCATTTGCTTCCTTTACAGCTATCGCTGATATTAACGAATGTGAACGTACATCTATTGCATTCTTGTATGATAAGGAAGAAATTGGTTCAGAAGGTAATACAGGTGCCCAATCTCGTCTATATGAACTTTTCTTGATGCAATTAGTCAAAAAGACCTGCCAAGCATATGACAGTGTGATTTACAATCAAATTATCAGTAAGAGCTACATGATCTCATCTGATGTTACAGCGGCCTTTGACCCAATGTATCCAGATGTCTTTGATAAAGCTAACAATGCTTACTTAACTGAAGGTCTCTGCTTGATGAAACATACCGGTTCAGGCGGTAAGAGCTCATCCAATGATGCTAACAGTGAATTTTTGCGCGCTGTTATCAACATCTTCGAAAAAGCTAATTTGCCATGGCAGATTGGTACACTTGGTAAGATTGATGCAGGTGGTGGCGGTACGATTGCCAAATTTGCCGCTAAGACTGGTATGCAGGTAGTTGATGCGGGTATTCCAGTTCTCAGTATGCATGCTCCGATGGAAATTTGCCATAAGCTAGATCTCTACTATTCATATCTTGCATACAAGGCATTCTTACTTAATATGGATCTCTTAGTAGGAGATAGATAG
- a CDS encoding IS3 family transposase — MGCGTQGEKAAIIKELREKGYQLKYLLKAIGMSKSTYYFEINKSDVVADRNEELLIVIREIFEKNKHRYGVRRIYHELLNRGYHINHKRVQRLMHKAGLAGKRPKEKYHSYKGEVGKIADNVINRDFSTTAPLQKWTTDVSQFNFSWGKCYISPVLDMNTNEIISYNLSTSPNLEQVSRMLDRAFEKFPSVEGLIFHSDQGWQYMHAYFRNTLQKHGIVQSMSRKGNCYDNCIMETFFGRLKNEMYYGYEKDYSSFEEFSKAVEEYIDYYNNKRIQAKTKWMPPVQYRIASMCPA; from the coding sequence ATGGGCTGCGGAACTCAAGGCGAAAAAGCAGCAATCATCAAAGAACTCCGTGAAAAAGGATACCAATTAAAATATCTCTTAAAAGCTATTGGCATGTCTAAATCAACTTATTATTTTGAGATTAACAAATCAGATGTAGTTGCTGATCGCAATGAAGAATTACTGATTGTTATTAGAGAAATATTTGAAAAAAACAAGCATAGATATGGTGTTCGTAGAATTTATCATGAATTACTAAATCGTGGATATCATATAAATCATAAGCGAGTTCAACGCCTTATGCATAAAGCAGGATTAGCTGGTAAGCGTCCAAAGGAAAAATATCATTCTTATAAGGGCGAAGTAGGTAAGATTGCTGATAATGTAATAAATAGGGATTTCAGTACAACAGCACCATTGCAGAAATGGACAACAGATGTCTCTCAGTTTAATTTTTCATGGGGGAAATGCTATATCTCTCCAGTACTGGATATGAATACGAATGAAATCATTTCATATAATTTATCAACAAGCCCGAATCTTGAGCAGGTATCAAGAATGCTGGATAGAGCTTTTGAAAAATTCCCATCTGTTGAAGGGCTTATATTTCATTCAGACCAAGGTTGGCAGTATATGCATGCCTATTTTAGAAATACCTTACAGAAACACGGTATTGTACAGTCTATGTCGCGAAAAGGTAATTGTTATGACAACTGTATAATGGAAACCTTCTTCGGAAGACTAAAGAATGAGATGTATTACGGCTATGAGAAAGATTATTCCTCCTTCGAAGAATTCTCAAAAGCAGTTGAAGAATATATAGATTACTATAATAATAAAAGAATTCAGGCAAAAACAAAATGGATGCCTCCTGTACAATACAGGATAGCATCCATGTGTCCAGCCTAG
- a CDS encoding helix-turn-helix domain-containing protein: MKYDYAFKLNAVELYRSGQWIETPEGISQKNFRKRIVQWSRIADIYGLDSLRHPTTCKERSAECRYQLVARVLAGESQKSVAISAGIDSGLLSKWVQTYKVKGYEGLNLKKGRKSKKEANVSKKSKPTDLTPSEREELIRLRAETEYLKTENEAIKKLIALRHEKWAAELKAKKQQSSKNSVKKDTN; this comes from the coding sequence ATGAAATACGATTATGCTTTTAAACTTAATGCTGTAGAACTATATCGCTCTGGTCAGTGGATTGAGACACCAGAAGGTATAAGTCAAAAGAATTTTAGAAAAAGAATTGTACAATGGTCAAGAATTGCAGATATATATGGTCTTGATTCTCTTCGGCATCCAACTACATGTAAAGAACGTTCGGCTGAATGTAGATATCAGTTAGTAGCTCGTGTACTTGCTGGTGAATCACAAAAATCTGTTGCTATTAGTGCAGGAATTGATAGTGGATTATTGTCTAAATGGGTTCAGACATATAAAGTTAAAGGGTATGAAGGATTAAATCTCAAAAAAGGCAGAAAAAGTAAGAAGGAAGCAAACGTGAGCAAGAAATCCAAACCCACTGATTTAACCCCATCAGAACGTGAAGAATTAATTCGTCTTAGAGCAGAAACTGAATACTTAAAAACGGAGAATGAAGCAATAAAAAAATTAATCGCCTTGAGACACGAAAAATGGGCTGCGGAACTCAAGGCGAAAAAGCAGCAATCATCAAAGAACTCCGTGAAAAAGGATACCAATTAA
- a CDS encoding lysylphosphatidylglycerol synthase transmembrane domain-containing protein translates to MELEDKKQVDNLLVEDSDNKAKERGTSTRNLLFGLLILIVMLFLTWRIIFTDYSFDEMLTSLQSTNWHWLLLGFLMMLIHQLCIALSIVRVLKYIAPKVDISNNLAICTSFIGFFFNNITPSSSGGQPMQMYYMKKRGIAMSYTSVVFIALAIFYNLAMLFYCALVNILRFNYVKNNLGYVSYLLPLGYLLYIVTTAFLIVLFFNPMIIVKSARSILNFLIKHRLVKRPKALLAKLLHFSKRYVASSLNFNKNWRLIWELAGLHLIQLAAYTSVPFFAAMALKDCMTTNKWQLFLDTFTMQAILNISASLIPSPGAVGLTEGNFLRLFTNIVGDKQVLTTMLLTRLVNLYVFLLIATVITIICFVKPGIYAKRDGKSDN, encoded by the coding sequence ATGGAATTAGAAGATAAGAAACAGGTAGACAATTTGCTTGTTGAAGATAGTGATAACAAGGCTAAAGAACGAGGCACGAGTACGCGCAATTTACTCTTTGGCCTTTTAATTCTGATTGTGATGCTATTTCTAACTTGGCGGATCATTTTTACTGATTACAGCTTTGATGAAATGCTTACTTCTTTGCAATCAACTAACTGGCATTGGCTCTTGCTTGGCTTTTTGATGATGCTGATTCATCAACTCTGTATAGCTTTAAGTATAGTTCGGGTGCTAAAGTATATTGCTCCGAAGGTGGATATATCTAATAACTTAGCTATCTGCACCTCATTTATTGGCTTCTTTTTCAACAATATTACGCCATCATCTTCCGGCGGGCAGCCGATGCAGATGTATTATATGAAGAAACGCGGTATAGCTATGTCGTATACATCAGTCGTTTTCATAGCCTTAGCTATTTTCTATAACTTGGCTATGTTATTCTACTGTGCTTTAGTTAATATCCTGCGTTTTAACTATGTTAAAAATAATTTGGGCTATGTTAGCTATTTGTTGCCGTTAGGCTACCTGTTATATATAGTGACGACTGCTTTCTTAATTGTTTTATTTTTTAATCCCATGATCATTGTCAAATCTGCGCGTAGTATTTTGAATTTTTTAATTAAACATCGCTTGGTTAAGCGTCCTAAGGCGCTTCTAGCCAAATTGTTGCACTTTTCCAAACGTTATGTTGCAAGCTCACTCAATTTTAATAAAAATTGGCGCTTGATTTGGGAGCTGGCTGGTTTACACTTGATTCAGTTAGCAGCTTATACCTCTGTACCGTTTTTTGCTGCTATGGCTCTAAAAGACTGTATGACTACTAACAAATGGCAGCTTTTCCTGGACACTTTTACTATGCAAGCTATTTTGAATATATCAGCTTCTTTAATTCCTTCACCTGGCGCTGTGGGCTTGACTGAAGGTAACTTTTTGCGGCTGTTTACCAATATTGTGGGGGATAAGCAAGTTTTGACAACCATGCTTTTAACTCGTTTAGTAAATTTATATGTCTTCTTATTGATCGCAACTGTGATTACCATAATTTGTTTTGTAAAACCAGGTATTTATGCTAAAAGAGATGGAAAATCTGATAATTGA
- a CDS encoding glycosyltransferase family 2 protein, whose amino-acid sequence MSKKVLTIIIPAYNSEVYLERALISLLAYKENLDIIIVNDGSTDKTASIAQTYVERYPDAIRLLNKANGGHGSAINLALKYACGTYVKVLDSDDYFVSEALEALVMLINELTQNATFPDLIFTDYTLEILKQNYRPMLSEFSPKELYPLQRDKKFFYIDNKLGHVLPSKQLFAWDEVKKWSFRDLLIMHTLCYRLDFLRSINLCLPEGVFYEDNYYSLVPLQSVKSMFYLPVNLYVYYIGRPDQSVNLQKIIKNYRHQVKVIKAMLHNLHYDENLHTQAYVLKDLTVKHMARMYEVCQLIYLLEPTDEHKRAVKEVKAAFKSKGPQLWHSVKRKKLVIFLNFACRYLLGLAQFILACLRKLKIINV is encoded by the coding sequence ATGTCTAAAAAAGTTTTGACGATAATTATTCCAGCTTATAATTCAGAAGTTTATTTGGAACGCGCTTTAATTTCGCTTTTAGCTTATAAAGAGAATTTGGATATTATCATTGTCAATGATGGGTCTACTGACAAGACAGCTAGTATTGCTCAAACATATGTTGAGCGTTATCCAGATGCAATTCGTCTATTAAACAAAGCAAATGGCGGCCATGGCTCAGCCATTAACTTAGCTTTGAAGTATGCTTGTGGTACATATGTAAAAGTGCTAGATTCTGACGATTACTTTGTTAGTGAGGCATTAGAAGCGTTAGTTATGTTAATCAATGAGCTTACTCAAAATGCTACCTTTCCAGATTTGATTTTTACTGATTACACTTTGGAAATTTTGAAGCAAAATTATCGCCCTATGTTGTCTGAATTCAGTCCCAAAGAGCTTTATCCATTACAAAGAGATAAAAAGTTCTTCTATATTGATAATAAACTGGGCCATGTTTTACCATCCAAGCAATTATTTGCTTGGGACGAAGTTAAGAAGTGGTCGTTTAGAGATCTTCTAATTATGCATACACTTTGTTATCGTTTGGATTTTTTGCGTTCAATCAATCTTTGCCTACCAGAAGGCGTATTTTATGAAGATAATTATTACAGCTTGGTCCCTTTGCAAAGTGTAAAGTCAATGTTTTATCTGCCAGTTAATCTCTATGTATACTATATTGGGCGACCTGATCAGTCAGTTAATTTGCAGAAAATCATCAAAAATTATCGCCATCAAGTGAAAGTTATCAAGGCTATGCTGCACAATTTGCACTATGACGAAAATCTACACACGCAAGCTTATGTCTTAAAGGATCTTACAGTTAAGCATATGGCACGCATGTATGAAGTTTGTCAGCTGATTTATTTGTTAGAGCCAACTGATGAACATAAGAGAGCCGTTAAAGAAGTTAAGGCTGCTTTTAAGTCAAAAGGACCACAACTTTGGCATAGCGTCAAACGTAAGAAGCTAGTTATCTTCTTGAATTTTGCCTGCCGTTACTTGCTTGGATTGGCTCAATTTATTTTAGCTTGTTTGCGTAAGTTGAAAATTATTAACGTTTAA
- a CDS encoding polysaccharide deacetylase family protein: MRSKRAKLAWQLKLAHKESQLFTNDEAKQDISYRPLNLLLTSSLNKHTTQDQMNDSKPAQAELDTNKLSAKDEKLELDSEPIANSSALPQNLEILTYRGLAKDKAAQLTSYKSRQQLPNSDDITDNSEVKHELFMQLRHEGAATFNFSKALANKFWQNSKAKQAQTKLKSKLKTLSPYQKLRAFGQNIAKEAKSELANWRSNWHKSQIDTSIYNQQLNETNAIKRLLSRHFSLKQSSIFVLALIIICNSFYILHGWALNNKQAEHQFKQALTQTRGIQLAGQLTQTNAELEKINLNLAYPSFNDDYLNLKIKTKVDELIQPYIKAAESLNVSRQSRYKALLVVNYDACILAKRLLSVVFTLNYYEQGARQSKLTDWQYCSFYYDLPNHQVLSLQELLPNLGANLQELADNFNNLYRYEKKEELGLPSNIQAMQNLLFTNDKLVLIVEPKLCQANLIKQNTNPKELIKLGGSREVFSNYLNLSYKEAGKFFNASSPKKLPLNYDAWSLYYNNHDKEKLLPYDFNEKAANLLSYKFLALTFDHLPETDTELDNLCNVLAKNEAHATFFISKAEADTSSNLAKLKKLQKLGHEIALLITNNDFTEKDVDNLDELCSSYKQDLSAKLGSEIKFIRLNKLNVNEALINIPIISNNNYIQATYPKESISQILEHNPEPGDIVELTPNQASIEALSDSLELLRDRQIRYANINECATLYKEELLPGDVYTSLKQN; the protein is encoded by the coding sequence ATGCGTTCTAAGCGAGCTAAATTAGCCTGGCAACTAAAATTAGCACACAAAGAAAGTCAATTATTCACTAATGATGAAGCCAAGCAAGATATAAGTTATCGGCCGCTTAATCTCCTTTTGACAAGTTCTTTGAATAAACACACAACTCAGGACCAAATGAATGATTCTAAGCCAGCCCAAGCTGAACTAGACACAAATAAGCTAAGTGCCAAAGATGAGAAACTTGAGCTAGATTCTGAGCCTATAGCAAATTCTAGTGCTCTACCCCAAAATTTAGAAATATTAACCTATCGTGGTTTGGCCAAAGATAAGGCTGCTCAATTAACTAGCTATAAGTCACGGCAACAATTGCCAAATTCTGATGATATAACTGATAATTCAGAAGTTAAACATGAGCTATTTATGCAACTTAGACACGAAGGTGCTGCTACTTTCAATTTTTCCAAAGCTTTAGCTAACAAATTTTGGCAAAACAGCAAGGCTAAGCAAGCCCAAACCAAACTTAAATCTAAACTAAAGACACTCAGCCCTTATCAGAAATTACGCGCTTTTGGCCAAAATATCGCTAAGGAAGCCAAATCAGAATTAGCTAATTGGCGTTCTAATTGGCATAAAAGTCAGATTGATACTTCTATCTATAATCAGCAATTAAATGAAACTAATGCCATAAAACGCTTATTGTCTCGGCATTTCAGCCTGAAACAATCTAGCATTTTTGTCTTAGCTTTAATTATTATCTGTAATTCTTTCTATATTTTACACGGTTGGGCATTGAATAATAAACAAGCAGAGCATCAGTTCAAACAGGCTTTGACGCAAACTAGGGGTATTCAATTAGCTGGTCAACTTACGCAAACTAATGCTGAATTAGAGAAAATCAATTTGAACCTGGCCTACCCTAGCTTCAACGACGATTATCTTAATTTGAAAATAAAAACAAAAGTCGATGAGTTAATCCAACCTTATATTAAAGCGGCTGAAAGCTTGAATGTCAGCCGGCAAAGCCGCTACAAAGCGCTATTGGTAGTCAATTACGATGCCTGTATACTGGCAAAGCGCTTGTTATCAGTTGTATTCACTCTCAATTATTATGAACAGGGCGCCCGCCAAAGCAAATTAACCGATTGGCAGTATTGCTCATTTTATTACGATTTGCCTAATCACCAAGTTTTAAGTTTGCAGGAATTGTTGCCTAATTTAGGCGCCAATTTGCAAGAACTAGCTGATAACTTTAACAATCTTTATCGCTATGAGAAAAAAGAAGAACTTGGCTTGCCTTCTAACATTCAAGCAATGCAAAACCTACTTTTCACTAATGATAAGCTAGTCTTAATTGTCGAACCTAAGCTTTGCCAAGCCAATTTAATAAAACAAAACACTAATCCAAAAGAACTCATTAAGCTCGGTGGTAGTCGCGAAGTATTCAGCAATTATCTCAATTTGAGCTACAAAGAGGCTGGTAAATTTTTCAACGCCAGCTCACCTAAAAAGCTACCGCTTAATTATGATGCTTGGTCTCTTTACTATAACAATCATGATAAAGAGAAACTCTTACCTTATGATTTTAATGAAAAAGCAGCTAATTTACTTTCCTACAAGTTTTTGGCTCTGACTTTTGATCATTTACCTGAAACAGATACTGAATTAGATAATTTATGCAATGTCTTGGCCAAAAATGAAGCACATGCAACATTTTTCATAAGTAAGGCTGAAGCAGATACAAGCTCTAATCTAGCTAAACTCAAAAAATTACAAAAACTAGGCCACGAAATTGCGCTCTTAATCACAAACAATGACTTCACAGAAAAAGACGTAGACAATCTTGATGAGCTTTGTTCAAGCTATAAACAAGATCTAAGTGCTAAGCTAGGGTCTGAAATTAAATTCATCCGTTTAAATAAGCTTAATGTCAATGAAGCGCTTATTAATATTCCAATCATCAGCAATAACAATTATATTCAGGCAACTTATCCTAAAGAAAGCATAAGTCAAATATTAGAACACAATCCTGAACCTGGTGACATTGTAGAATTAACGCCTAATCAAGCTAGCATCGAAGCTCTCTCTGATAGCTTGGAATTACTCAGAGATAGACAGATTCGCTACGCAAATATAAACGAATGTGCAACACTTTACAAAGAAGAGCTTTTGCCTGGTGATGTATATACATCGCTCAAGCAAAATTAA
- the mutM gene encoding bifunctional DNA-formamidopyrimidine glycosylase/DNA-(apurinic or apyrimidinic site) lyase — MPELPEVETIRRGLNKLSSQTVLKDFTKVSPYCFHDSENLLANSLNGSEPLTLSQFVRQGKYLIAEIKQCEQIAFLIIFHLRMTGKLIVTDTVIDWPKHTHFYFTLEDKARATHYLYFNDIRRFGGAVVLTKEQIKAYSSLTKLAFDAYTYKLAYTSSPLKESDALACFQNNLVKHPKTPIKSLLLDQTVIAGLGNIYADELLFINQIHPLSLVSYLSFEQISKLFYSIKPLLTQAIGHHGTTFSDYVDSLGHKGTFQLELKVYKRSKQACSICQTEICKIKIAGRSSHFCPKCQAYYGPKLN; from the coding sequence ATGCCAGAATTACCAGAAGTTGAAACAATTAGACGTGGCTTAAATAAGTTAAGTAGCCAGACTGTCTTGAAGGATTTTACTAAAGTCAGCCCTTATTGTTTTCACGATTCTGAAAATTTATTAGCTAACTCACTCAATGGTAGTGAGCCGCTTACATTAAGTCAATTCGTACGCCAAGGCAAGTATCTCATAGCTGAAATTAAGCAATGTGAACAAATTGCATTCTTAATTATCTTTCATCTGCGTATGACTGGCAAGTTAATTGTTACTGATACAGTTATAGATTGGCCGAAGCATACACATTTTTATTTCACCTTAGAAGATAAAGCTAGAGCTACACATTATCTGTATTTCAACGACATAAGACGCTTTGGAGGTGCTGTTGTCCTCACAAAAGAGCAAATTAAAGCTTATTCGAGTCTAACTAAACTGGCTTTTGACGCTTACACCTACAAACTAGCATATACAAGCTCCCCGCTTAAGGAGTCAGATGCCCTAGCTTGTTTTCAAAATAACTTAGTAAAACATCCTAAAACACCAATTAAAAGTCTACTCTTAGATCAAACAGTTATTGCTGGTTTGGGCAATATTTATGCAGACGAATTGTTATTCATTAATCAGATTCATCCTCTCTCTTTGGTTAGCTATCTAAGTTTTGAACAAATTAGTAAATTGTTCTATAGTATAAAACCACTTCTTACGCAAGCAATTGGTCATCATGGCACTACTTTTAGCGACTATGTTGATAGCTTAGGTCATAAAGGTACATTCCAACTTGAACTAAAAGTCTATAAACGCAGTAAGCAAGCTTGCTCTATTTGTCAAACTGAAATTTGTAAAATTAAAATAGCTGGCCGAAGCAGCCATTTCTGTCCAAAGTGTCAAGCATATTACGGGCCAAAGTTAAATTAA
- a CDS encoding lysophospholipid acyltransferase family protein produces the protein MNTKHFRQADGDPSEQTDNVDKTKIKKIGLKTLSFKLIGQAKNKSKLAISPLFYTAAYYLLRVVFAIFFRFTCERKFDSQKLQGPSIIIAPHSSLIDPLLVMLALGSQMKLHFVAGSFLQEGKGFLPWITAKMKTINITQFNSDYIAVKQMLTMLRSNESIAIFPEGERTPDGRHELFSDAFIKLVQRAKANLIYCNIDGAFLSWPRWSGYKGLRFGKITATSELIYTGEQTSKLELDEIREKMAELLQINDYRNQLLRIKNGKKAYNYWHYNLARGLDNLLYSCPNCQEHLVIYQANRNSIACSFCNFKATIGADGLFKEAINFPAIGKMKIGVSANPIVWHLWQIRHTTVRYLKELAPEYIYPSSGEATIEKFSNQHASGECICKNVASYFVLDWANESPRFTFAFNTENKPDLAEFKQDLEAPNACTIFATKDRAGIDLNYLIQVPPQHFVYEDINSYIQFWYKDFRITYYPTDTKIAYVYRDLIEGLGQAELDPRLARCHVDDARSLISDYKVKQQKLSKE, from the coding sequence AATAAATCTAAACTAGCAATTTCACCTTTGTTTTATACTGCTGCTTATTATTTATTACGAGTAGTTTTTGCTATCTTTTTCCGTTTCACCTGTGAACGAAAGTTCGATAGTCAGAAATTACAAGGCCCAAGTATCATTATCGCCCCACACTCATCTTTGATCGATCCGCTTCTAGTTATGCTTGCTTTAGGCAGCCAGATGAAACTTCACTTTGTCGCAGGCAGCTTCTTACAAGAAGGCAAAGGCTTTTTACCTTGGATAACGGCCAAAATGAAAACCATCAACATTACGCAATTTAACAGCGACTACATTGCTGTTAAACAAATGTTGACGATGCTTAGAAGTAATGAATCAATTGCTATTTTTCCAGAAGGAGAACGCACACCTGATGGTAGACATGAACTTTTTTCAGACGCTTTCATCAAATTAGTTCAACGTGCTAAGGCCAATTTGATTTATTGCAATATTGATGGCGCCTTTCTCTCCTGGCCACGTTGGAGTGGTTACAAAGGCTTACGTTTTGGCAAAATTACAGCTACAAGCGAGCTTATCTATACAGGTGAACAAACGAGCAAGCTGGAATTAGATGAAATTCGGGAAAAAATGGCAGAGCTCCTGCAAATCAATGATTATCGCAATCAGTTATTGAGAATCAAAAACGGCAAAAAAGCTTATAACTATTGGCACTATAATCTCGCTCGCGGCTTGGACAATCTGCTTTACAGCTGCCCTAACTGTCAAGAGCACTTAGTCATTTATCAAGCTAACCGTAACAGTATTGCCTGCTCTTTCTGTAATTTCAAGGCAACTATCGGGGCAGATGGTCTATTCAAGGAAGCAATTAACTTTCCAGCCATCGGCAAAATGAAAATTGGTGTTAGTGCTAACCCAATTGTTTGGCATCTTTGGCAAATTCGCCATACAACTGTACGCTATCTCAAGGAATTAGCACCTGAATATATCTATCCAAGTAGCGGTGAAGCTACAATTGAAAAATTCAGCAACCAGCACGCAAGCGGTGAATGTATCTGCAAGAATGTAGCAAGTTATTTCGTTTTAGATTGGGCAAATGAAAGTCCACGTTTCACCTTTGCTTTTAACACTGAAAACAAGCCTGATTTAGCTGAGTTTAAGCAAGATTTAGAAGCGCCAAACGCTTGCACTATCTTTGCAACTAAGGACCGTGCTGGCATAGATTTGAACTACTTGATTCAAGTTCCACCCCAACATTTCGTTTACGAAGATATAAACAGCTATATTCAATTCTGGTACAAGGACTTTAGGATTACCTATTATCCAACTGATACGAAAATTGCTTATGTTTACCGTGACTTGATTGAAGGTTTAGGCCAAGCTGAACTCGATCCGCGCTTAGCGCGTTGTCACGTTGACGATGCAAGAAGTTTGATCAGCGATTACAAAGTAAAACAACAAAAGCTAAGCAAGGAATAA